A genomic stretch from Fusarium musae strain F31 chromosome 9, whole genome shotgun sequence includes:
- a CDS encoding hypothetical protein (EggNog:ENOG41) — protein MPSEGRQHSQVFFSEDQFRTEMETRLSQPEFADGWIKFCDVLNSPWWGRAWVFQEFMVSSRATFLYGLHSMAYPDMLRLICDVCLVTLEILFEPNKTRRTHIKKKLRRAQATRGQIARSITKVLSILLAKKEWLQSFDLKRLLVYTQNSQSSDERDRIYSMIGLAHPGYAITPDYSSRNKIENLLVETTKRIIVFEDSLDVLSYLSRGDPSSSGPGELLPSWVVDWTKVQNTLEPMLYRTNMNWDGSKFVAHYIKSGYADALFMQVPHPVHPELSTTALQVWAVFLDTQFIIGRHKIFVGTNVFTFRARFPVQQDDELWVLCGSSEPFLLRRFSGGYRIVGPVLCLTFAVRPVRPPIWNVENLSKYTDESGDLDPSKMERKRITIV, from the coding sequence ATGCCCTCAGAAGGCCGTCAACATTCCCAAGTTTTCTTCTCAGAAGATCAGTTTCGAACCGAGATGGAAACACGCCTGAGCCAGCCCGAGTTTGCAGATGGTTGGATCAAGTTCTGCGACGTGTTGAACAGCCCTTGGTGGGGGAGAGCATGGGTCTTCCAAGAATTCATGGTGTCTTCACGAGCAACGTTCCTTTATGGGCTGCACTCAATGGCCTACCCAGATATGCTGAGACTGATTTGCGATGTCTGTCTAGTGACGTTGGAGATACTCTTCGAACCAAACAAGACCCGCAGGACGCACATCAAGAAAAAGCTCAGGCGTGCTCAAGCTACGCGAGGACAGATTGCGCGCTCTATTACCAAGGTTCTCAGTATCCTTCTAGCTAAGAAGGAATGGCTTCAGAGCTTTGACCTTAAGAGGCTTCTGGTTTATACGCAGAACAGTCAGTCCTCTGATGAACGGGATCGGATCTACTCTATGATTGGACTCGCGCATCCTGGCTATGCAATAACACCGGACTATTCTTCTCGAAACAAGATTGAGAACCTTCTGGTGGAAACGACGAAACGTATCATAGTCTTTGAGGATAGCCTGGATGTCTTATCATATCTAAGTCGCGGTGATCCGTCGTCTTCCGGCCCCGGAGAGTTGCTCCCCTCGTGGGTCGTTGATTGGACTAAAGTTCAGAACACCCTTGAGCCCATGCTGTACAGAACAAATATGAACTGGGATGGCAGCAAATTCGTTGCTCATTACATCAAATCAGGGTATGCTGACGCTTTATTCATGCAAGTACCACATCCAGTTCACCCTGAACTGAGCACTACGGCGTTGCAAGTGTGGGCGGTGTTCCTCGATACCCAATTCATCATTGGCCGTCATAAGATCTTTGTCGGTACGAATGTTTTCACATTCAGGGCTAGGTTTCCAGTGCAACAAGATGATGAACTATGGGTCCTCTGCGGCTCATCGGAGCCTTTTCTATTGAGGAGATTTTCGGGAGGATACAGGATCGTCGGGCCGGTGCTTTGCCTTACTTTTGCAGTACGACCAGTACGACCTCCTATCTGGAATGTCGAGAATTTGAGCAAGTACACTGACGAATCGGGAGATCTTGACCCTTCTAAGATGGAAAGGAAACGGATTACGATCGTTTAG